The nucleotide sequence tgctgccgggagccggcatattgcatattgagtgcatattgcatattgagtgcagcactttccacagcatcatctttcaggatctggaatagctcaactggaattctatcactgccggtagccagcgtgaggaactccgcccatgacaaaggtcatgaggaaggaggctcagcatacgcaaaggcgggatcgagcttcaggagtccccctggaaattctcgagcatatacccccaaaaccagagtctgcctactttctgctttgtgctttcacctacacctctgactttacggggggctgtcccccactacctctctgaaaaaagagttagcttacagctccagttaataattcctgggtgtgacagtgtttaacctacaaactcctttggaaatcctctagcctgcctgaataggtttttccggccacatgtgattgttcagagcctcccaactgtgagaggcaggagatgttctaaactgtctaaatacagattcctttgagcagttaaaagattgattagaaattgtattggtgaaggaattttcacttgttgggccaatgtttgctgctaagtctccatatcccttacctgctgtgtccctggcagtgtattgattaatataattggtgtaagtagtagctttaatgtttgtaacctgggacccttgagttaattctttttcttgttatagcccaccacacctttgctctgtaggaatgcaactttatctaatgcttttggagggtggctcctgaccaatcacctttagagaaaaataagttttctgaagaaaaggtcttaaaatgttaacaggcctctgggccagaagatgatgcaaatcacctaagcttttgcatatgctaagtttgcaggaagaaagcctggtttgctgcaagactctatcccttcccccattatcctctatgcataacttaaggtataaaaactactttggaaaataaagtgcgggccttgttcaccgaagcttggtctcaccatgtcgttctttctcttaccttctggctgaattattcagcctcttttctacactgaatttcctcactgagctatccttatttcagcctcttttcttcactgaattttactgagctatcctcattctattactctttatatccttaattaacatttaattaagcaagtgtttcctgatcttcgcctacgccgtctctccttcgaatatcctggatcagccggggctggtccccggcaggttgccatttccttctccaagggatcttcctgacccagggatcaaacccttatctcctgcattaacaggtggattctttaccgctgagccatcagggaagctccatcCTTAGCAGCAGACAGGATCAACTCTTCACCATTGCTTAAGGGCTTCTTAGCTTTAGCAATGCAGTTAGCCACCAACAATGATGCTCTCAGTGTGGACATATTTGATGAAGTGGTGGGCTTCAATAATTGCTCTTGttgttcatggtttttttttttttttctttcttttgaaaaactcCAAAGGCTTATCTTTTAATGTAGAGTGCTTAGTTTCCATGTGGTGAAGCAGTTTTGAAGCTTTCATGGCTTTGTTGGAGAGGACTATTATACAAAAAGGACTTGGAGAATGTGAATCACCTGTTGCAATAAACCCATAATTTGAGTAGGACTCTTGGCATTTTATCTTAAATGCAGCTTTCTTTTTGTTGGCAGTCTTATCATGCTGTCCCATCATTGGGTCATTCTCCCTTTTCAAAGAAGCTCTCCAGCAATGTTTGTTTATAACTCATTTTGGCTAGTGTTAGCTTGTGGACTTACCTAAACTGTGACAACTGTAAAACAAGTGCATAGTTCAGGAAAGAGGCATGGATGGAAgtggtaaataaaataatgggCAGGCCATGTGCAGACTAAAGTAAGTGTTGAGATCTGACTTAAAGCCTGCCACCAGATGCAGGTTAATTGTTACTTGCTACTCTCTGACAGAGTTTCGAGATGAGTCTGCAAGCAATTGATTTCTTACGTTATCTGTGCAGTCAAGCCTCTCTACTAATGATAAACTGTATTTACAGCCGCTCCCCAGTGCTAGGATCACcacctcagctccacctcaggtgATCAGCCATTAGATTCTCATAAGTAGCATGCAGCCTAGGTCCCTCACAAGCACAGCTCACGGTAGTATTTGTGCTCCTATAAGAACCTAATGCTGCTGCTaatctgacaggaggtggagctcaggcaGCAATTTGAGTggtggggagcagctgtaaatacagacaATGCCTTGCTTGCTGgcctgccactcacctcctgtTGTGTGCCTCAATTCCAAACAGGCTGTTAGTGATCTATGGCCAGGGGTATGGGGACTCCTGTCCTAAATGATTAAAGTTACAGGCTTGTTGGAAAAAACAAATGGGTTTCTTTAGGAAAGAAAGACAGGTTGAGACAACAAACAGGAGATGAAAAACCTTGTAATAATGTTGGTCTTTGCAGATGTCAGTAGTCTTTCCCCTTTCTTCAGGCTATGAAACTCCAGGAGAGGGGAATTAGCGTCATAGGTTTACTCACCTTTATCCTCTTAGGAGTGGCCCTTCCCCAAGCAGGGAGTTTCTTACAGCCTGATTTCCCAGAATTTTCTGCTTTCAGTCAGATAAAGAAAGTTAAGAGAAGGCTTCTTTCTGTAACTGTTGCACCTCagacattttcctttaaaatactcTTCCCACCAACTCTAGGGATTTGAGTGGGTCCCCACACAGCCAACTAAAACTTTTCAGAATAGgttaagtcttccctggtggctcagacagtagagaatcagCCTACAAcgccagagacccgggttcgacccctgaatGGAGATGATCCCGCGAAGCAGCAAagagcgacccactccagtattcttgactggagaatcccatgggcagaggagcctggtgggctacagtctacagggtcatgaagagtcagactcgactgaatgactaagtcacttcattccATCTTGTGTGCTTGGTTTTTCAAAAGCTAATGAGCCAATTAGTACATTTAGATCCCATGTTGCTGGTTTGTGTCCACTAATTTTGCATTTGGGTCATTTGATACACATCATAATTTTGTCAACCCTTCACCAGTGGCCCCTTCACTGCACAACTCCCCTTCCCTTTCCTGGGTTTTTCTTTCCTTGGGAAAAGTAGTGCTCCTTATTTCTAACATCCAGTTTCCCTTCCCTGTCTTCGTGATCAGCTCTTCCAGCAAACAGAGAACCTTGAAGAAGAGGATCAAGTCCCACTCCCCTTTATCTTCCTTCTTCCATCCTTTAGTACAAGGCTGGATGCAGGCACCATGCTTGTTAAATGCTTCCATTGCTTGAATTAACACCAGAGATTTTAAGCTCCCCTTCTCCTGGCACCCAGCAGGGCTTAGGGATTCCCCACACTGGAGTGTCTCAGGCCACAGGCAGACTGTGCAAAGTCAAGTAGAAACactggaagggaggagggttgtGAGTGGGGTCCCTGGTTTTACAGCCCCtagttttcagggttttttttttttttttttttgatggttcttcttattcatttttttttattattattttattggagaataattgctttacagaattttgctactttctgacaaacctcaacatgaatcagccataggtatacatatttcccctccctcttgactttCCCTCcgatctccctccccatctcacccctttaggttgacacagagctcctgtttgagtttcctgagctgtacagcaaattcccgttgactatctgttttacatatggtaatgtaggtttccatgttactctctccatacatctcaccctctcctcccctctccccatgtccataagtctattctctatgtctgtttctccattgctgccctgtaaataaattcttcagtaccgtttttctagattccatatgtatgtgttagaatacagtatttatctttctctttctgactcacttcactctttataataggttctaggttcatccacctcatgagaactgattcaaatgtgttcctttttgtggctgagtaatattccattgtgtatatgtaccacaactcctttatccattcatctgtggatgggcatctaggttgcttccatgttctagttattgtaaattgtgctgcaatgaacaatgggatacatgtatctttttcaaccctggtttcctcagggtaatatgcctagcagtgggagtgctggttcatatggtggttttggagaaggtaatggcaccccactccagtactcttgcctagaaaatcccatggacggaggagcctggtaggcttcagtccatggggtcacgaagagtcagacacgactgagtgacttcacttttacttttcactttcatgcactggagaaggaaatgacaacccactccagagttcttgcctggagaatcccagggatgggagagcctggtgggctgccgtctatggggtcacacagagtcagacatgactgaagtgacttaacagcatggtggttttactcctagttttttaaggaatctccacaccgtctTCCACAGTAgctctatcaatttacattcccaccaacagtgcaagagcattcccttttctccacaacagAGTTCTTGATGATCGAATAAACTTGTGTTCACGGAaacaatcaataaaaaaaaaaaaatctacttagaaatagaaaaagttttatttgagccaaactgagcACTACAGTGAGGCAGGCAGCCTCTCTgagagctctgaggaactgctctgcTGAAGCGTGGTTTCCAGCACAGTCTTATGCCTCACACAAACAGAGCTCACACATCAACATGACAGGGTATATTCCTCCAAAGTTTCAAAAGAGACAGACTTAGCACATAGACATCGAGACAGCAGGACCCTGGTGTCTGGGAAGGGAACATTATCTCCCAGGGAGTGTTAACATGGATGCCGTGAGAAGGGAGTTACCCATCCTTATCTTCAAAACAGGCGTTCTTTACCTCATTGGTTAAAGCAGATGAGCTGTGAGGGTTAGACAGGCTGTCTTAGTTCACACAAATTTCAAGATGAACCATGTATAAGCCAAAATGACTTCCCCATACCTCaatatgtgaatattttctctGTCACAAACAGGTAAAAATCTTAGAATCGTGTTATCTGGCAATTCTACTTCCGAAGATATACCCGGAAGAATTGAAAGCACACTCTGGCAGAGATATTTGTACATTCATATTCACAGcagaattattcataataactaAAGCCTGAGAGCAACTCAAGTGCCCATTGATCAAGAAATAGTTAAGCCAATGTGGTATGTATAAATAACAGAGTATTATTCAGCATTACTAAAGGAGGGAATTCCAAcatatgctataacatggatgaaacttgtggacattttgctaagtgaaataagcctggcaagaaataacaagtattgaGTGCTTCCATTTAAATGAAGTACCTAGAGTGttcagattcatagagacagaaagtagaatggtgattgccaggaactgtggaggagaaagggagaattTTGAATGAGTACAGAGTTgaagttttgcaagatgaaaaagttctggagtttgGTTGTACAAAATATGAATGTGCCTAACATTACTGAACtggacacttaaaaatggttaattttgtaaattttatagCAATAGAAAAACCTCTCAGAACCACAGAAGAGTAAGGGCTGATAGCTACACCGCAGATGCCCCCCGCCCGCCCagccccatctccacccccacaACCCAGGGGTGAGGACTGACTTCTGTGCTCAGGactccccacttcagtatttaGAGATGTCTCAGCCCCAGCCCTGCACGCCTTAACCTCAGCCTCACTGACTGACCCAGtgctccaggctctgctccaagGATCCAGTAAGTCTCAGGTCACCCTGTTCTGTAGGAGACTGGGCGCTGAGTTCACATCCTCCCAAAGAGACCTCTGCAACCTCAGAGTTCAGGGGAGTCAGCCTGGCTTCAGCCTGAGGGTGGAGagacccattttccagatgaaagcAGGAGCTGGGACCTCTTGTGTTTGTGAGAGAAGAGGTTGGGGTGGGAGAGATTGGATCAAATCTGGAGGTTGAGACTCATTTCAGACCAgctttaaaacaatattaaagatTCCCCTTATACAGGGTTTATGGTATGTGGACCATTGATGTCAGTCTCCTGTATATTGTTGGCCTCCGTATCTGTAGGCTCCTCCTCTGTGGATGTGGGGACAATGTAAGGGACTCAAGAATCCTCAGATTTTGATTACCACAGAGATGATTGTATGGGGATTTATATTAAATTATCATGAGGCTTTCTACAACCAGCAACTCTGTGAAGCTGGCTCTATTATTTATCATTgtcagcaattttttttaatagtggtaAAGTACACAtgacataaaatttgccatcttaagCATTTTTAAGTGTCCAATTCTGTAATGTGGAACATTTTGATATGACATCTTTTGCTCCCCTCAATCCTCTTACActttcagtaaatttaaaagacgttaatgattttattcatgtttgtagaaaccaaagctcagagatCAGAACTTACTTGATGTGTTATTTTGCCTCCTGCTTCCTATAACTCCATTACTCCAAGAATTATACTTTCATGGCCAAGGAGAGATAGATATTATTTATGGCTTTGTGGCTTGTTTTCTCTGCGGACTGTAACCTCCTCAACTATGTCTAGGATGCTGCATCAGTATGTTGATCAATTTGGTGAAAAGCTGGTCCGCAGGCGTCCACTGGAGCTCAGGGCAGAAAGACCCAGAGCTTATCTTAACACCCTTGACCTAGTGGCCTTGGGTGTGGGCAGCACCCCTGGAGCTGGCGTGTACATCCTGACTGGTTAATTGGCCAAAGTGAGAGCTGGACCAGCGACTGTCATCTGCTTCCTGGTAGCTGCCCTGTCCTGTGTGATGTCTAGTCTCTGCTTTGCTGAGTTTGGAGCCCGGGTACCATGCTCTGGTACTGCGTATCTCTACATCTACATCACTGTGGGACATTGTGTGCCTTCATCATTGGCTGGACCCTCATCCTGTCCTATGTCTTGGTgagatggtggggagggggaaggtgcGTAGCTTAAGATCAGGAGATAGGAGGTGGGGTTTAGGTCTTCACTCATTCATGAGAACTTTACTATTGACCTTGTGGGGTGAAGTGGATAATAGTGGCAGGAAAATTCCAAAATGTCATTCTACTGAGCTCtatcttgtttttcttaaatgatGGACCAGGAACCCAGAGGAAAGAGAACTGTAGGGAGTGGGTGAGAAGGGAGGCGTGTCCAACAAGCTCATCCCTTTACCGTATTGAAGTCTTTGCTCAGCTGCTggattcatgggattttcctttaCATGTGGATTTAAAATTTCAACCCTCACCTTCCAGCCCTTCTGACCCCAAATTTCTGTTACATTTTTCCATGTGACATTGATCTCCTAGAATATTAATTAGTTGACTTATTTTGTGGATCATCTGGCTCTGCCCTCCCCAACCCATGAAAAGAGACTCTTTGAGATTAAGTATTTTGCTTGGAGTCCCCTCCCCTCAAAATATATCCCATATTAGAAACCGATTTATGTTTGTCAATGAATATTCCTTCTTCTGTTGCTGCAGCCACCGCCTGTGTGTCCAGGGCCTGGAGCTATGTCTTTGACAACCTGATTGGGAACCACATCTCTCAGGTGTTACAGGAAACTTTCTCCCTGCAAGTGCCCTACTTCTTGGCCAGGTATCCAGATTTTTTTGCCCTGGGCCTAGTACTGCTGTTAATAGGTGAGAAGGAGTCCATGATAGGATGTGGAAAGTGGGGTATTGAGGGGAAGCTGTGGTGGGAAAGCCTTGGGATGGAAGAATGGTGGGGGATTAGGACTGAAAAGAAGCATCTGGGATATGAGAAACAGGAAGGCAAGACACAGACCATTCTTTCCCATTCTTGGTATTATTGACAATTTGGACTAGATTATTCATAGATTTAGAGGTGtgcatttcagatttttaaaataatctttgttGGGTATTTAGTAGCATCTCTGGGAACATTAGAATATTTCCAGACATTGCCACATGTCATATGGTGGACAAACCACCCCAACTGAGAATCATTTACTTAGACCATAATTTTATTCTCTGTACTGATACCAAAgatgtgattgttgttgttttttttaataaaaatatctattaaatttttatttatttattcggctgcaaTGGtaattagttgtggcacacagactctctgtggcacacgggctcacaaagtgcatgggctcagtagttgggactCGAAGGCTTGGCTGCttccaggcatgtgggatatcagttccctgacaagggactgaacccacggattgcattgcaaggcaaattcttaaacACTAGGCCAAAAGAGAAGTCCCCAAAGATGTGTTTTTAATTGAGAGGagattaaaataacataaaataaaacattttattattttccccagctttattgagatgcaaATACAACAcagtataaatttaaggtgtacatgAGATGCTTTGGTAGAAGTTTATATTACGAGAGGGTTGCCACAGTCAGAAATTGACCATCtgaaagtgtacaattcagcGGGAGTTAGTACATTCATAATGCTGTGTAACCATCACCTCCATCTGGTTCCAAACATTTTCACCACCCCAAAGGACACATTGCACCCACTGAGCAGTCACTGTCCATCGGCCCATCACCACCAGTGCCCTAACTCCCAGATACCACTAGTCTGCCTTCTGTATCTATGGGCTTAGTATTTTATATGCTTCATGTTCCATCTTTCCTGCAGGACTGCAGGTTCTGGGAGCTCGTGAGTCAGCCCTGGTTAATAAAGTGTTCACCGGCATCAACATTCTGGTTCTCATCTTCATCATCCTCTCTGGCTTCATTAAGGGAGACCTGCACAACTGGAAGCTCACAGAACAGGACTACACATTGAACACGTCTGGATCCAGTGACACCTCCAGGTTAGGAGGGTTCTCTTGGTCATAGTAACGCTTGTGGGAGTGCTGATATGGGAATATGGTGGAGACTAGAGATAAATGGGCTGATGGATCCAGGTGACAAGGGTACTGGGGCCTGGGACTTGTGGTACTAAGGGAGGAGTCCAGTAGAGATGGCTGAACTCACCTCACCCACCTTCTCCTTCATTCCTTATTTCACTGTAGCTTGGGTCCTCTGGGTTCTGGAGGGTTTGTACCCTTTGATTATGAAGGGATTCTCCACGGAGCAGCTACATGTTTCTATGCATTTCTTGGCTTTGATTCCGTTGCTACTAGAGGTAACATGGTCATTGTGTGTCTCATCAGGGGTGTGGGCACAGTTTGGGCTGCCCTTGGGTGTAAGGGTCGGTAGAAGGTTAGACTATATTTGTATGTCAAGAGGGAATTTGATTCTGTGATTTCACCTCAGTgtgttttcctgacccagaactTCCACTCTCCCTGCAGGGGAAGAAGCTCTAAATTCTGATCGTTCCATCCCCTCGGGCATCATGATCACGCTCTTCATCTGTTTTTTGGCATATTTTGGTGTCTTGGCATCACTCACCCTCATGGTGCCCTACTACCTGATTCATCCTGACAGCCCCTTTCCACAGGCTTTTCTCCACGTTGGCTGGGATGCTGCCAGATATGTTGTAATCATTGGCGCCCTCTGTGCTCTTACATCCAGGTCAGTGTCTTGGTTTTCTCCCCGTCTACTGTCAGATGCTCCAGTATCCCAGCCCTTGGGATTGAGAGACAAGAGGGAAGGGCACCTTGCCCCATGTAGACTAGGGAGCAGATGTCCTGGTCTCTCCTGTTTCTTCATGTCCTCATATGTGTCCCCATTtcctctcccagcctcctggGTATCATGTTCACCATGCCTCGGCTGATCTGTGCAATGGCAGAGGACGGGCTCCTTTTCCGGGGACTTGCCTGGATCCATGATTGCACAGGCACCCCCGTCATGGCCATCATGGCTTCTGGGAACCTTGCAGGTGAATAAACAAAACCCACTCCATCTTTGGTCAACTTCCTTATCT is from Bos indicus isolate NIAB-ARS_2022 breed Sahiwal x Tharparkar chromosome 18, NIAB-ARS_B.indTharparkar_mat_pri_1.0, whole genome shotgun sequence and encodes:
- the LOC109572156 gene encoding LOW QUALITY PROTEIN: cationic amino acid transporter 3-like (The sequence of the model RefSeq protein was modified relative to this genomic sequence to represent the inferred CDS: inserted 1 base in 1 codon; substituted 2 bases at 2 genomic stop codons); protein product: MLHQYVDQFGEKLVRRRPLELRAERPRAYLNTLDLVALGVGSTPGAGVYILTGXLAKVRAGPATVICFLVAALSCVMSSLCFAEFGARVPCSGTAYLYIYITVGXLCAFIIGWTLILSYVLVSACVSRAWSYVFDNLIGNHISQVLQETFSLQVPYFLARYPDFFALGLVLLLIGLQVLGARESALVNKVFTGINILVLIFIILSGFIKGDLHNWKLTEQDYTLNTSGSSDTSSLGPLGSGGFVPFDYEGILHGAATCFYAFLGFDSVATRGEEALNSDRSIPSGIMITLFICFLAYFGVLASLTLMVPYYLIHPDSPFPQAFLHVGWDAARYVVIIGALCALTSSLLGIMFTMPRLICAMAEDGLLFRGLAWIHDCTGTPVMAIMASGNLAGILALLFEFRDLVDLVSIGTLLVYSLVALSGLVLRYQQDQNLSKQEKTEEKIEMKPDIEGSPLESVPEGGTSNILKSLCDPINTIPTQKSGQIVYGCAFLLVLLLIILSLILAQWPSQVFSGDPVLTTVAVMLLLLITGVTVIIWRQPQSPIHLYFKVPALPVLPLVSIFLNIYLMMQMTSGAWAQFGIWMVIGFAIYFGYGIXHSLEENDEPQPPASTSQTLDKNISGHESS